The window GCAGGATACCGGCTTTGGCTATCAGGGAGGCGCGCCGCTGTTATCGGGCATGACGCTAAGCCTGCAGCCGGGGTCGTTCCATTTCCTGACCGGGCCGTCGGGCGCCGGTAAGACCACCTTCATGCGGCTTTGCTATGCCGATCTCTTGCCGACAGAGGGGCAAATGTCCGCCCTGGGCAAGGATATGCGCGGCCTGAGCCGTGACGGTATCGCGGCGCTGCGGCGCAAGGTCGGGGTGGTCCATCAGGACCCGCAATTTCTGGACCATCTGCCGGTGGCCGAGAACGTCGCCCTGCCGATGACCATTTCCGGCGAGCCGGTGAACATGGCGGCGATGCGCGACCTGTTGGGTTGGGTCGGGCTGGCGCAGCAGGCGCGTGCGATGCCGGCTTCGCTGTCGGGTGGCGAACGTCAGCGCGTTGCGCTGGCGCGTGCGGTGATTCTGTCGCCCGATCTTGTGCTGGCGGATGAGCCGACGGGAAATC is drawn from Paracoccus tegillarcae and contains these coding sequences:
- a CDS encoding cell division ATP-binding protein FtsE, with translation MIEMQDTGFGYQGGAPLLSGMTLSLQPGSFHFLTGPSGAGKTTFMRLCYADLLPTEGQMSALGKDMRGLSRDGIAALRRKVGVVHQDPQFLDHLPVAENVALPMTISGEPVNMAAMRDLLGWVGLAQQARAMPASLSGGERQRVALARAVILSPDLVLADEPTGNLDWDMSMRLMQLLIELNKSGKTVLVATHDLNLIRATKAQVAARVLRIANGGLHLAGADL